From Fibrobacter sp. UWB16, one genomic window encodes:
- the rplV gene encoding 50S ribosomal protein L22: MQAVAKVKNVRYGVRKLRRVVDLVRGKSVSEAFAMLSILRTQTKGAPLVENALKSAVANLKQKSAAPVSAEEIVIKTITADGGTIMKRIHPRSQGRAFRIEKPLSHITVVVADKEN; the protein is encoded by the coding sequence TCCGTTACGGCGTTCGCAAGCTCCGTCGCGTTGTCGACCTCGTTCGTGGCAAGTCCGTCAGCGAAGCCTTCGCGATGCTCTCCATCCTCCGTACGCAGACCAAGGGTGCTCCGCTGGTTGAAAATGCTCTCAAGTCCGCTGTCGCTAACTTGAAGCAGAAGTCCGCCGCTCCGGTTTCCGCCGAAGAAATCGTGATCAAGACCATCACCGCTGATGGTGGTACGATCATGAAGCGCATTCACCCGCGTTCCCAGGGCCGTGCTTTCCGTATCGAAAAGCCGCTCTCCCACATCACCGTCGTTGTCGCAGACAAGGAGAATTAA